The following DNA comes from Candidatus Poribacteria bacterium.
TTGCGACTCGTCGCCGGTCCAATGAACTCAAGCCCGATGGAATGTCCGTGTTCTTTGAGAATCTCGGCGACAGCACGCAGCCGTTTGACAGAAAAATCCCAATTCTCCTGAAATGTCATATCGTTTGAGGCAGGACCTACAACGGTAGTTGTCCGGTAGCAGCCGAGTTCTGCGGCGAGTGCTGCACGTTCAGGCAGCTGCGCTAAACCGGCATAATAGTCGGCATCGGGACCCCGCCAATTGACACCGAATCCCCAACCCCCCATCGCAATGCCTGCTTCTGACCAGAGGTCTTTGACGTGTTGGACAGAGTGTTCTTGTGCGAGTTGGTTGGCTTCGTCGATGTTCAGGTCGAGACCTTCAAAACCAGCGTTTTTCGCGAGGTCTAAGCCTTCAGTCATATTTGCCCGGATGCCGATTGCACCGGTACTCAGATTTTTAAACATAACTTCTCCTATAGTTGTTATTGTGGAGCGAATCTCGTCGTTGTCTAATGGACGGTTGCCTCTGATAGTGGGAGTACTCTCTCTGATACGTTGGTCAGGGGCATTTCTTGCTATTTTTCCGGTGGTCTATTAATGGGTTCCAATTGCGTTTGAATTTCAAGCCATGAATCCCATTTGTAGTTTTTTGCTATAGTGATTGCCAATTTTTTCCCATTCTCTTCAAATACTTCCACGAGTTCAGGAGGCAAATCAGCAAAATACTTCATATGCATTATAATAGTATTTCTATCACGGCCAAGAATGTACGCGTACACAGCACTACTTCCTTCAGGGGACGCATTCAAGTAATTAACCATGGAATTTAGCATAACGACTAACCACTCTAAGCGGGATGGTGTATATTCCTCAAATCCTTGTAGTTTTTCGGACATTGTTTTATCTCCTTTGCTATTTTTGAACAAGTAGGGTAACAATGATCCCGATGAGTGCGATAAGACTGGTAATACCGAGCCCCATTAAAGCCATCACTTGGGTTTTTACGCCTTTGAGGTCGTCCTTAATGCCCTTGAGGTCATCCTTAAGATCTGCCTTGACTTCTCTAAGGTCATCCTTGAGAATCAGTTTTGACTTCCCGAATGTCTTTCTCAAGGTCAGTTTTGATTTCTGTGACGCGAGTTTCTAAATGGGATCTTACTTCAGATAACTCTCTACTATACTGTTGTTCTTTTTCAGTTAGATAGTATCCAAGCCCTGCAGTTGCATCTTCCTCAAATCTCCGACGTGCCATGAGTTGCTCCTTTAGTCAGGGTTTCACCTTTTGGAGATAGTAAATTACATTTACTTTTGTGTATCAATCGGTATTTCTCCGGCTACTTTGAGGCGATTCCTAATTTGGAGATAGTTTTTGACCGCGCAGGACCTTCGCCGCAACAGCCCACGGATAATCAGTATCCTCCGCCTTTGCGTCGCGATACGTCGGAATCCAGACCCAGCGTTCTTCACCTGAACGATTAGGGTGGCTGGCGTGAAGCGTCAAATCGTGAAAAAAGACGGCACCACCTGCTTCAATCTCCGCTGTGACGGCAAGGTTCTCGTCAACCGCACCCGGACGGAGTCGATTCCCGAACCCATGTCCATCACTGGCATCGCCATCGTGGACAAGAGCGGATTTGTGAGAACCCGGAAAGAGTTTGAGGCACCCGTTTTCAACAGTCGCATCGTCAAGCGCAACCCAAATTGAGAGTTTATGTGCGCCGTACCAATAGGACCAATCTTGGTGCCAAGGGCTGGCGAAGGTCGTTGTCTCGCTTTTGAAAACTACCTTGTCGCTTAGAAATTCAATGTCCGGTGCATAAACGCTTTCTAAAATATCGAGTATCCGTTCATCACCGACTGCGGTTTGAAAGACAGGACTCCGCGCAGCTAAGCCGACATAAACACCGTGTCCAGCGACTGTGCCTGTTTCTGCTTTAACGGCTTCCAGAATGTCGATACATTCTAACTTGAGCCGTTGGACTTCACTTCGCGTGAACAGGTTCGGCGCGATAGCGAAACCGTCCCTTGAGAAATCGTTCCGAAGTGTTGTCGTGTCAAGGGTCATTTTTTATCCCTCATTCAGTTTCTGCAATCTGAACTTCGCGTCCTGTCTCAGCACTTGTGAGCAGACCTTCCATCATCTGTTGGACAATCAATCCATGGCGGAGGGGTGCCTTGCAGGTTACGTCATCTAAAATACATTCAATGAAATGATCAGCGATAGCATCCCACGACTTGCCATACTTACTCTTTGGAAGTTTCGCGTCTATGTTCTCAAATTCACCTTTTTTATCGGTTCGATAGAGTCGTAGGGGCTTCAGCGTCGCGCCTGCCTCTGTGCCGAAGAGTTCGATCTGAAATTCGTCGGGTTGGTGTGATGCCCAGAAACTTTCCACCTGCAAGCCGACACCACCTTCAAAAGTAATAAACCCACCAGCGTAATCATCAGAATCATATTTCTCGTAGATCTCTTTAGGGGCTTTCGTCCCTTTCCAGTAGCCGAGGCCTCGAGGTCCGAACTTCGCGCCAGCAGCACCGAGTACGGCAATTGGCTTTGGTAATCCGAGAATCCACCATGCCGAGTCAAGCACATGGACACCCATGTCGCGAAATGCACCGCCGCCTTTCTGGATGAAACCGAGATTCCACGCCGGGATACCGCTCCTACGCACGCTCCGTGCCCGCGCGTAATAGAGTTCTCCGAAATAATTATCGCGTGCAAGAGTGCCGAGGTATTGGGTGTCATTCCCGAAGCGCGTGGAGAGCGACATCATATTAACGACCCCTGCTGCCTCTGCTTCCGTGACCAGTTGTTGCGCTGCTTCCTCGGAATCAGCGAGCGGTTTCGTCACCATGACGTGTTTGCCGTTCCGTACGGCTTCCAATGCTATCGGCACATGCCACTGGTTCGGTGTGCCAACAAATACAGCGTCAATATCCTTCGCTTTACACATCTTTTTGTAATCTGTGTAGAATTTAACCTCGCCCGGTAGGTCCTTGGCGAAGTCTTTCATCCGGTCTTCAAGCAAATCGCAGAGTGCGACAACGTTGCCTCTCGGATTTCCGGCGAGTGCTGTTCCATTCGGTTTACCGATACCCATACCGACGACGGCAATTCGGACAGGTTTTTTTGCTGCCATAATAGTTGTCAGTTGTCGGTTTGCCTCGCAGTGAGAGTTTTCAGTTACATCAAAAAACGGTTATCAGTTTTGACCGAAAACCATTAAGATATGAACGTTCCTTGACAAACATCAACCAACTTTCTCCTTTTCCAGTTTATGTAAGTGTTATCAGCCCCTCTTTAACTGATGACTGATAACTGATAACCGATAACTATCTTAATACGGCCTACCCCGTGAATTCAAGGGTGGACTCACTTCGTTTTTAACCGGCTTAATCGTCCGAAGATACGCCCAGATTGCTTTCAGATCCTCATCATTCATTTGAGCATAGTGCTTCGTTGGCATTGGAGGGAAGATTTTACGGTTGCCCTCCACACCTTGATGAAGCCCAGTGCGCAATGCTTTGATGAACATCTCCTCTGTCCAATCACCCAATCCGGTTTCTTTGTCCGGTGTCAAATTTGAGGAGAAACTCGTTCCAAACGGACCGGAGAAGGCACTCATTTGTGGTGACGTGAGGATAAAGATGCCTTGTTGCATCATACTGAAGTTGTAGCGCGGAGAAGGCGCGTTCGCTGGATGTCCAGCGAGATACATGTCCATGTTATATTCGGCACCCGCACGCGGTGTATGACAATGCCCGCACGCGCCCACCGTGTCCACGAGGTACTTCCCACGTTGCACCTTATCGCTCTGGCTCTCAACAGAGTTGATATTCAGCGCAATGATCGCACCGACAAAAAGCACTACCACAGAAAAGGTTAAGAGATTTCGCTGCATTCAATAGCTCTCCTTATAGATTCAAATCTCACCCTAATTTAGCATATTGCGCGAATGGGTGCAATAGAAAAATCTGAGTTGTGGGAGCGATCTCCTGATCGCGACAAAAAGATATAACAAACGTGAGTTTGATTTAGCACGTAGGTTGGGTTGAACGGGCATCTACCAAAAACCAGACATAGAAAACGACTTTTGAACTTCGTTGAGAAACCTAAAATCATCGAGAAACGAGTGAAACCCAACACATTCTCTACAGCACGTGAAATGTTGGGTTTCGCTATATTCCCTTACATGCATAGGGTATTGAAAAGCGGAAATCTCCCC
Coding sequences within:
- a CDS encoding c-type cytochrome translates to MQRNLLTFSVVVLFVGAIIALNINSVESQSDKVQRGKYLVDTVGACGHCHTPRAGAEYNMDMYLAGHPANAPSPRYNFSMMQQGIFILTSPQMSAFSGPFGTSFSSNLTPDKETGLGDWTEEMFIKALRTGLHQGVEGNRKIFPPMPTKHYAQMNDEDLKAIWAYLRTIKPVKNEVSPPLNSRGRPY
- a CDS encoding Gfo/Idh/MocA family oxidoreductase → MAAKKPVRIAVVGMGIGKPNGTALAGNPRGNVVALCDLLEDRMKDFAKDLPGEVKFYTDYKKMCKAKDIDAVFVGTPNQWHVPIALEAVRNGKHVMVTKPLADSEEAAQQLVTEAEAAGVVNMMSLSTRFGNDTQYLGTLARDNYFGELYYARARSVRRSGIPAWNLGFIQKGGGAFRDMGVHVLDSAWWILGLPKPIAVLGAAGAKFGPRGLGYWKGTKAPKEIYEKYDSDDYAGGFITFEGGVGLQVESFWASHQPDEFQIELFGTEAGATLKPLRLYRTDKKGEFENIDAKLPKSKYGKSWDAIADHFIECILDDVTCKAPLRHGLIVQQMMEGLLTSAETGREVQIAETE
- a CDS encoding sugar phosphate isomerase/epimerase, which codes for MFKNLSTGAIGIRANMTEGLDLAKNAGFEGLDLNIDEANQLAQEHSVQHVKDLWSEAGIAMGGWGFGVNWRGPDADYYAGLAQLPERAALAAELGCYRTTTVVGPASNDMTFQENWDFSVKRLRAVAEILKEHGHSIGLEFIGPATSRKGSQYLFAYSMDAMLGLAAAVGTGNVGLLFDTWHWYTCRSTTDDVRKLSVSDVVYVHINDAPAGIDPDEQIDNIRCLPAETGVIPLTELMQILTDIGYEGPVTPEPFSQKVNGMEPADAAKATAESLDQVWENAGL
- a CDS encoding phytanoyl-CoA dioxygenase family protein, producing MTLDTTTLRNDFSRDGFAIAPNLFTRSEVQRLKLECIDILEAVKAETGTVAGHGVYVGLAARSPVFQTAVGDERILDILESVYAPDIEFLSDKVVFKSETTTFASPWHQDWSYWYGAHKLSIWVALDDATVENGCLKLFPGSHKSALVHDGDASDGHGFGNRLRPGAVDENLAVTAEIEAGGAVFFHDLTLHASHPNRSGEERWVWIPTYRDAKAEDTDYPWAVAAKVLRGQKLSPN